A single Anopheles funestus chromosome 2RL, idAnoFuneDA-416_04, whole genome shotgun sequence DNA region contains:
- the LOC125765083 gene encoding uncharacterized protein LOC125765083, producing MSTVSVPAYVQERLLIVAEKQGFVRDHFVIEYDRGSKSGDGYIGLIVRARFVSPTQPKLSVICKFPPEDPHQRQRFNAMLLFERETFIYQRILPAFEEIQLQHGVNHQEGTYFGHYPKCYHAYCDVERGEAVIILEDLLNSKRPPMKLLDQYVPIDYDHVRVLMSALGKLNACSFALKRHRPQLFEQIRQLNDLLSIVLDTEQTRPLTDRNCHLAASAFDPKQEAGYHREMLDLCKSMWPRTGAHIRGIRAEPYAALNHGDCWTNNVMFGYDADGCVNDVCLFDWQMARYGSPVLDYTLFIFLCGELNLRRDKFDSLIAEFYSSFSASLLQLGGDPEKDLPRAELEKQFIQFGRLALSMGTYALPNFAQLPAEICENPAMYPTDKRLQYYYTVMRELVKDSDQFDKIE from the coding sequence ATGTCAACAGTGAGTGTTCCAGCGTACGTGCAAGAAAGGCTGCTGATCGTAGCGGAAAAACAAGGCTTCGTTCGTGATCATTTTGTCATCGAATATGACCGGGGGTCCAAATCGGGAGATGGGTACATCGGACTCATCGTACGGGCTCGATTTGTAAGCCCAACGCAGCCAAAACTATCGGTAATTTGTAAATTTCCACCCGAGGATCCACATCAACGGCAACGTTTCAACGCAATGCTGCTGTTCGAGCGGGAGACATTCATTTACCAGCGCATATTGCCAGCTTTCGAGGAAATTCAGCTACAACATGGCGTTAACCATCAAGAAGGGACATACTTTGGTCACTATCCCAAATGTTACCATGCGTACTGTGACGTGGAACGTGGTGAGGCCGTGATTATTTTAGAGGATTTGCTAAACTCGAAACGTCCACCTATGAAGCTACTGGATCAGTATGTCCCGATCGATTATGATCATGTGCGTGTTCTGATGAGCGCATTGGGTAAATTAAATGCCTGTTCATTTGCGTTGAAGCGTCACCGGCCACAATTATTCGAACAAATTCGACAGTTGAATGATCTTCTTTCCATCGTACTCGACACGGAACAAACGCGACCATTAACGGATCGTAACTGCCATCTAGCTGCGTCGGCTTTCGACCCAAAGCAGGAAGCTGGCTATCATCGGGAAATGCTAGATCTGTGTAAATCTATGTGGCCTAGAACGGGAGCGCATATTCGAGGTATTCGAGCAGAGCCTTACGCAGCGCTTAATCACGGAGACTGCTGGACAAATAATGTAATGTTTGGTTACGACGCTGATGGCTGTGTGAACGATGTTTGTCTGTTCGATTGGCAGATGGCTCGATACGGATCACCTGTTCTCGATTATACACTGTTCATTTTTCTGTGTGGAGAGCTTAATTTACGTAGAGACAAATTCGACAGCCTGATAGCTGAGTTCTACAGCTCTTTCTCTGCCAGTTTACTGCAGCTGGGAGGTGATCCGGAAAAAGATTTACCTCGAGCCGAGCTGGAAAAGCAATTCATACAATTTGGACGATTAGCCCTGTCCATGGGAACCTATGCATTGCCTAACTTTGCACAGCTGCCGGCAGAAATTTGTGAAAACCCTGCTATGTATCCGACGGATAAAAGATTACAATACTATTATACAGTGATGCGGGAACTAGTAAAAGATAGTGATCAATTTgacaaaattgaataa
- the LOC125765000 gene encoding angiopoietin-2-like — MKLTIMQRAPLMLMAMLMLTVIARSDPVPGEVTPVQDIRVLLEDVKSHLNRFNSHYLINLEQRIVSLLTTMTSLDANVKTLQEKSQIWDVFQHHIGAWSEHIKSVDNKLDILRKAHDTPSPTLETRLSSLDFKVQHIFEKVDVINEKLHDITKTVYALSSSSANNRGRRNDRLETAAEQAAILTKIGHLQKQINRIESNGNSCQNKNNGQGNRVGASTKLRKDVSDSDEEMDEFLDKLTAKKLREMVSNRKQCRSLDALTGMVRSIEDRTIRIYDLEANQFEQILSCCQRTNHEVATFTNSADILLKRIEHLVLDVDRKVEKRNNSPCTQNVTDVDRTVHHPIISSTEAKEDESLDASAHVDIGSGSEGTSTNADDTIVSSGTIEQQDEISFHHPDKDGCHQLLKRISGVYTFAEVELNEARRDYNRRYCEFSTDGTAWTVIQRRNLYDLQENFNRSWNEYKFGFGDLGYEFWLGNDFIHRLSYDDNVELRVELEDFEGNKAYAEYGAFRIESEKFNYNIMISDYHGNASDGLAYHNDQDFSTYDRANDRSVDSYPCALTFGSGWWFNRCAASNLNGKYYLENPRNHKSTGILWESWLGDYSLKAAKMLIRPKDTWNKDEDMADNDAPVDP, encoded by the exons ATGAAGCTAACG ATCATGCAGAGAGCGCCACTTATGTTGATGGCGATGTTAATGCTCACCGTTATAGCCAGATCTGATCCCGTGCCCGGCGAGGTTACGCCGGTGCAGGACATACGCGTGCTGCTGGAGGATGTGAAATCTCATTTGAATCGCTTCAATTCGCATTACCTTATCAATCTTGAGCAGCGCATTGTGTCGCTGCTTACCACGATGACTAGTTTGGATGCAAACGTGAAAACATTGCAAGAGAAGTCACAAATTTGGGACGTGTTCCAACATCACATCGGTGCCTGGAGCGAGCACATTAAATCCGTTGACAACAAGCTGGACATTTTGcgaaa AGCACACGATACGCCATCGCCTACGCTTGAGACGCGCCTCTCCAGTCTGGACTTTAAAGTCCAACATATCTTTGAAAAGGTCGACGTTATTAATGAGAAGCTGCACGATATCACGAAAACTGTGTATGCACTATCGAGCAGCAGTGCCAACAATCGAGGACGGCGAAATGATCGTTTAGAAACAGCCGCAGAACAGGCGGCAATACTGACCAAAATTGGCCATCTTCAAAAGCAAATTAATCGGATCGAAAGTAATGGCAACAGCTGtcagaacaaaaacaatggtCAAGGAAACCGTGTCGGAGCATCGACTAAACTTAGGAAGGATGTTTCAGACTCCGATGAAGAGATGGATGAGTTTTTGGACAAGCTGACGGCGAAAAAATTGCGCGAAATGGTTTCCAACCGCAAGCAATGCCGATCGTTGGACGCACTGACGGGTATGGTGCGTTCGATCGAGGATCGCACAATACGCATCTACGATTTGGAGGCGAACCAGTTCGAGCAAATCCTGTCTTGCTGCCAGCGAACGAATCATGAGGTGGCCACGTTTACAAACAGTGCGGATATACTATTGAAACGTATCGAACACTTAGTGCTGGATGTTGATAGGAAAgtggaaaagcgaaacaattcACCCTGCACGCAGAATGTGACTGATGTCGATCGAACTGTGCACCATCCCATTATATCTAGCACTGAGGCCAAAGAGGACGAAAGCTTAGATGCTTCCGCACATGTCGATATTGGAAGTGGTAGTGAAGGAACAAGTACTAATGCGGACGACACTATTGTAAGCTCGGGAACGATTGAGCAACAGGATGAAATCAGTTTCCATCATCCGGACAAGGATGGTTGCCATCAGCTATTGAAACGGATCAGCGGTGTGTACACGTTTGCGGAGGTCGAGCTTAACGAGGCTAGACGGGATTACAACAGACGGTACTGTGAGTTTTCCACGGATGGTACGGCGTGGACGGTAATCCAGCGCCGAAATTTGTACGATTTGCAAGAAAATTTTAATCGCTCCTGGAATGAATACAAGTTTGGTTTTGGGGATCTTGGTTACGAGTTTTGGTTGGGAAACGATTTCATACACAG ATTAAGTTACGACGACAACGTTGAGCTGAGAGTTGAGCTGGAAGATTTTGAGGGTAACAAAGCATACGCAGAATATGGAGCGTTCCGAATTGAATCGGAAAAGTTTAACTACAATATTATGATTTCGGACTACCATGGCAATGCTTCGGATGGTCTAGCATACCACAATGATCAAGATTTTAGCACCTACGATCGAGCGAATGATAGATCGGTTGACAGTTATCCCTGTGCTCTTACCTTCGGAAGTGGCTGGTGGTTTAACAG ATGTGCGGCTTCGaatttgaatggaaaataCTATTTGGAGAACCCTCGCAATCACAAATCGACCGGCATCCTATGGGAATCATGGCTAGGAGATTATTCACTCAAAGCAGCAAAGATGTTGATTCGTCCGAAGGATACATGGAACAAAGATGAGGACATGGCGGATAATGATGCACCGGTAGATCCGTAA